The DNA sequence ACGCGAGGGCGCTGAGTGACAGCCCCGAGGCTCACCCCCCGAACTTCATGAAGGGAACCAACCGGAATGGGTCCCCATCCTGCGGTCGCGGCGATACGCCTGGCGGTCCGCCGCGTACTCCACGACGTACTGACCGACGTCGCCGCCCAGCGCGAACTCGACTCCCTGCACGCCCCCCACGTAGACGCGCACGCCTTCCAGACCCCACACCCGGCACTCCCCGCACACGAGCCGCCCCCCTCGCCGCTCGTGCTCGTGGCGTGCTCGGGCGGCGCCGACTCCATGGCGCTCGCTTCCGCGCTCGCCTTCGAGGCCCCGAAGCTGGGCATCCGCGCCGGTGCCGTCACCGTCGACCACGGTCTGCAGGCGGGCTCCGACCTGCGTGCCGCCGAGGTCGTCGCGCGCATGACCGCACTCGGCCTCGGCCCGGTCGAGTCGCTCGCCGTGTCGGTGGGCCGCGACGGCGGCCCGGAGGCCGCCGCCCGCGACGCCCGGTACGCGGCCCTGGACGCCGTCGCCGACCGCCACGGCGCCGCCGCCGTGCTGCTCGGGCACACCCGCGACGACCAGGCCGAGACGGTCCTGCTCGGTCTCGCGCGCGGCTCCGGCATCCGCTCCCTGTCCGGCATGGCCGCCGTGTCCGGCACCCACGGCCGCTACCGGCGGCCGTTCCTGCACATCGACCGGCAGACCGCGCGCAAGGCGTGCATGGTCCAGTCCCTGCCGGTCTGGGACGACCCGCACAACGCGGACCCGGCCTACACCCGCTCCCGCCTGCGCCACGAGGGCCTGCCCGCCCTGGAGAAGGCGCTCGGCAAGGGCGTCGTGGAGGCCCTCGCCCGGACGGCCCAGCTCTCCCGGGACGACGCCGACGCGCTGGACTCCTGGGCCGCCCAGGCCGAGGCGTCCGTACGGGACGCGTCCGGCCGCCTGGAGTGCGCGAAGCTCTTCGCCCTCCCGCCCGCGGTGCGCCGCCGCATCGTGCGGCGGGCGGCCATCGAGGCCGGTGCCCCGGCGGGCGCGCTGTTCGCCCGGCACATCGAAGAGGTCGACCGGCTCATCACCGGATGGCGCGGTCAGGGGGCCATCAATCTCCCGGGCAAAGTCGTCGCCCAGCGGCAGGGTGGCAGACTGGTGATCCGGCAAGGCTGACGCGGAAGACCGGTGGCAACTGGTTCCAGCTGTTTTCCCGACTCTTCTCCGCGGGCCGGTGGGACGACCGAAAGTGATGCGGGTGGACGCGAAAGACATGGGCACCGACCTCCAGTCGGTGCTCATCACCAAGGAAGAGATCGACGCGAAGCTGGCTGAGCTGGCCGCGAAGATCGACGCGGAGTACGCGGGCAAGGACCTGCTCATCGTCGGCGTGCTGAAGGGCGCCGTCATGGTCATGGCGGACCTGGCTCGCGCCCTGTCCACCCCGGTCACCATGGACTGGATGGCCGTGTCGTCGTACGGCGCGGGCACCCAGTCCTCCGGCGTGGTCCGGATCCTCAAGGACCTCGACACCGACATCAAGGGCAAGCACGTCCTGATCGTCGAGGACATCATCGACTCCGGCCTGACCCTGTCCTGGCTGCTGTCCAACCTCGGCTCGCGCGAGCCCGCGTCCCTCAAGGTGTGCACGCTGCTGCGCAAGCCGGAGGCCGCGAAGGTCGCGATCGACGT is a window from the Streptomyces spectabilis genome containing:
- the hpt gene encoding hypoxanthine phosphoribosyltransferase gives rise to the protein MRVDAKDMGTDLQSVLITKEEIDAKLAELAAKIDAEYAGKDLLIVGVLKGAVMVMADLARALSTPVTMDWMAVSSYGAGTQSSGVVRILKDLDTDIKGKHVLIVEDIIDSGLTLSWLLSNLGSREPASLKVCTLLRKPEAAKVAIDVEWVGFDIPNEFVVGYGLDYAEKYRNLPFVGTLAPHVYGG
- the tilS gene encoding tRNA lysidine(34) synthetase TilS → MGPHPAVAAIRLAVRRVLHDVLTDVAAQRELDSLHAPHVDAHAFQTPHPALPAHEPPPSPLVLVACSGGADSMALASALAFEAPKLGIRAGAVTVDHGLQAGSDLRAAEVVARMTALGLGPVESLAVSVGRDGGPEAAARDARYAALDAVADRHGAAAVLLGHTRDDQAETVLLGLARGSGIRSLSGMAAVSGTHGRYRRPFLHIDRQTARKACMVQSLPVWDDPHNADPAYTRSRLRHEGLPALEKALGKGVVEALARTAQLSRDDADALDSWAAQAEASVRDASGRLECAKLFALPPAVRRRIVRRAAIEAGAPAGALFARHIEEVDRLITGWRGQGAINLPGKVVAQRQGGRLVIRQG